Proteins encoded by one window of Glycine soja cultivar W05 chromosome 15, ASM419377v2, whole genome shotgun sequence:
- the LOC114386285 gene encoding thaumatin-like protein 1 codes for MGEQLSASTDNRNPASDIAPKRTLSAKGRLVLQTGASTTIAAPASWGGHFWGRTLCSEDSTGKFSCVTGDCGSDKLKCSGNGAAPPATLAEFTLDGAGGLNFFDVSLVDGYNVPMLVVPQGGSGEKCTATGCMEDLNDACPSELKVMGMDGREGVVVGKSTCEAFNSPQYCCSGAYGTPDTCKPSAYSAIFKSVTPS; via the exons ATGGGTGAGCAACTATCAGCCTCCACAGATAACAG GAATCCAGCTTCGGACATAGCTCCCAAAAGGACACTTTCAGCGAAAGGGAGGTTGGTTCTCCAAACCGGCGCCTCCACCACAATCGCCGCACCCGCGTCTTGGGGTGGCCATTTCTGGGGCAGAACACTCTGCTCCGAAGACTCCACCGGCAAATTCTCCTGTGTCACCGGCGACTGCGGCTCCGACAAGCTCAAGTGCTCCGGAAACGGCGCTGCGCCGCCTGCCACCCTCGCCGAGTTCACCCTCGACGGAGCCGGAGGCCTCAACTTCTTCGACGTGAGTTTAGTCGACGGCTACAACGTGCCGATGCTGGTGGTGCCGCAGGGTGGCTCTGGCGAGAAGTGCACCGCGACGGGGTGCATGGAAGATCTGAACGACGCGTGTCCTTCGGAGCTTAAAGTGATGGGAATGGATGGGAGAGAGGGTGTGGTGGTGGGCAAGAGCACCTGCGAGGCGTTCAACTCGCCGCAGTATTGCTGCAGCGGCGCGTACGGCACGCCCGACACGTGCAAGCCATCGGCTTACTCAGCGATATTCAagagtgtgacaccctct